A window of the Streptomyces sp. NBC_00250 genome harbors these coding sequences:
- the hemB gene encoding porphobilinogen synthase, with protein sequence MNSYGSFPGARPRRLRTTPAMRRMVAETRLHPADLILPAFVREGITEPVPIQAMPGVVQHTRDTLRKAAAEAVEAGVSGIMLFGVPEDEKKDAAGTAGTDPDGILQVAIRDVRAEVGDELVIMSDLCLDEFTDHGHCGVLDADGRVDNDATLERYAEMAQVQADAGVHVVGPSGMMDGQVGVVRDALDTIGKEDVSILAYTAKYSSAFYGPFREAVGSSLQGDRKTYQQDPANLRESLRELALDLEEGADMVMVKPAGPYLDVVAKVAESVDVPVVAYQISGEYSMVEAAAEKGWIDRDRAIFETLTGIRRAGAQLILTYWATEVAQKLSAARG encoded by the coding sequence ATGAACTCGTACGGATCCTTTCCCGGGGCGCGGCCGCGGCGGCTGCGGACGACGCCTGCCATGCGGCGGATGGTGGCCGAGACGCGGCTGCATCCCGCCGACCTGATCCTCCCCGCGTTCGTGCGCGAGGGGATCACCGAGCCCGTGCCGATCCAGGCCATGCCCGGGGTCGTCCAGCACACCCGCGACACCCTGCGGAAGGCCGCGGCCGAGGCGGTGGAGGCCGGGGTCTCCGGGATCATGCTCTTCGGCGTGCCCGAGGACGAGAAGAAGGACGCGGCGGGAACGGCCGGGACCGACCCCGACGGGATCCTTCAGGTCGCCATCCGGGACGTCCGCGCCGAGGTCGGCGACGAGCTCGTGATCATGTCCGACCTCTGTCTCGACGAGTTCACCGACCACGGCCACTGCGGCGTCCTCGACGCCGACGGCCGCGTCGACAACGACGCCACGCTGGAGCGCTACGCCGAGATGGCCCAGGTCCAGGCCGACGCCGGCGTCCACGTCGTCGGCCCCTCCGGAATGATGGACGGCCAGGTCGGCGTCGTCCGCGACGCCCTGGACACCATCGGCAAGGAGGACGTGTCGATCCTCGCGTACACCGCGAAGTACTCCTCCGCCTTCTACGGCCCCTTCCGCGAGGCCGTCGGCTCCTCCCTCCAGGGCGACCGCAAGACCTACCAGCAGGACCCCGCCAACCTGCGGGAGTCCCTGCGCGAGCTCGCCCTCGATCTGGAGGAGGGGGCCGACATGGTGATGGTCAAGCCGGCGGGCCCGTACCTCGACGTGGTCGCCAAGGTCGCCGAGTCCGTGGACGTGCCCGTCGTCGCGTACCAGATCAGCGGTGAGTACTCGATGGTCGAGGCCGCCGCCGAGAAGGGCTGGATCGACCGGGACCGGGCGATCTTCGAGACCCTGACCGGCATCCGGCGGGCCGGCGCGCAGCTGATCCTCACCTACTGGGCCACCGAGGTCGCCCAGAAGCTGTCCGCCGCGCGCGGCTAG
- a CDS encoding DUF3558 domain-containing protein has product MQRTAPRLTRILACAAVPVMLVVAGCSSDSGDGGSGATGSKDKAGASTSVTPSPSQTTKTVEPAKFAKLPEACKAIVAKTTSSLVPKAKTKKGTPAASSDLTSRSGCSWNGLDDKGVKGSQYRWLDVSFYRYESDASLGSGQERAQENFAKELAKIEETPGAKKLRTTTAAGVGDEAKSVAYQLRKTNEDFVYNSVVARTGNVLVLLSYNGAGYAGASTPSEKTVMSGALKAAKEAVAAVAAANK; this is encoded by the coding sequence ATGCAGCGAACAGCTCCGCGACTCACCCGCATACTCGCCTGCGCCGCCGTCCCGGTGATGCTCGTCGTCGCCGGCTGCTCCTCGGACTCCGGCGACGGCGGCTCCGGCGCGACGGGATCGAAGGACAAGGCCGGCGCGTCGACGTCCGTCACCCCTTCGCCCTCGCAGACGACGAAGACGGTCGAGCCGGCGAAGTTCGCGAAGCTGCCCGAGGCCTGCAAGGCGATCGTCGCGAAGACGACGTCCTCGCTCGTGCCCAAGGCGAAGACCAAGAAGGGCACGCCGGCCGCCTCCAGCGACCTCACCAGCCGTAGCGGCTGCTCGTGGAACGGTCTCGACGACAAGGGCGTGAAGGGCTCGCAGTACCGCTGGCTCGACGTGTCCTTCTACCGGTACGAGTCGGACGCCTCGCTCGGCAGCGGCCAGGAGCGCGCGCAGGAGAACTTCGCGAAGGAACTCGCCAAGATCGAGGAGACTCCGGGCGCGAAGAAGCTCCGCACGACGACGGCCGCGGGCGTCGGCGACGAGGCGAAGTCCGTCGCGTACCAGCTGCGCAAGACGAACGAGGACTTCGTCTACAACTCCGTCGTGGCGCGGACGGGCAACGTACTGGTGCTGCTCTCGTACAACGGCGCCGGGTACGCGGGCGCGTCCACCCCGTCGGAGAAGACGGTCATGAGCGGCGCGCTGAAGGCGGCCAAGGAAGCGGTGGCCGCGGTCGCCGCCGCCAACAAGTAG
- the argS gene encoding arginine--tRNA ligase has protein sequence MASVPSLASTVQQRLADGLSAALPDAASADPLLRRSDRADFQANGILALAKQLKGNPRELATRVVAAIPENDVLAEIEVSGPGFLNITVTDAAIVRTLAARAADARLGVPFNESAGTTVIDYAQPNVAKEMHVGHLRSAVIGAAMVEILEFTGESVVRRHHIGDWGTQFGMLIQYLIEHPHELDHKAEDGAEVSGEEAMSNLNRLYKASRALFDSDEEFKTRARARVVDLQAGDEETLALWQRFVDESKIYFYSVFDKLDMDIRDGDVVGESGYNDMLVETCRILEESGVAVRSEGALCVFFDDVKGPDGNPTPLIVQKSDGGFGYAATDLSAIRDRVQNLKATSLLYVVDARQSLHFKMVFETARRAGWLNEDVKAVQLAFGTVLGKDGKPFKTREGETVRLVDLLDEAIDRASAVVREKALDLTEEEISERGTQVGIGAVKYADLSTSAARDYKFDLDQMVSLNGDTSVYLQYAYARIQSILRKAGDAKPAAHPELALAPSERALGLHLDAFGELIAETAAEYAPHKLAAYLYQLASHYTTFYSECPVLKADTPEQVENRLFLCELTARTLHQGMALLGIRTPERL, from the coding sequence ATGGCCTCGGTCCCTTCCCTCGCTTCGACCGTGCAGCAGCGCCTCGCGGACGGCCTCTCGGCAGCCCTGCCGGACGCCGCGTCCGCCGACCCGCTGCTGCGACGAAGCGACCGGGCCGACTTCCAGGCCAACGGCATCCTGGCACTGGCCAAGCAGCTCAAGGGCAACCCGCGTGAGCTGGCGACCCGGGTCGTCGCCGCGATCCCGGAGAACGACGTCCTGGCGGAGATCGAGGTGTCGGGCCCCGGCTTCCTGAACATCACGGTCACGGACGCGGCGATCGTGCGGACCCTCGCGGCCCGCGCGGCCGACGCCCGGCTCGGCGTGCCGTTCAACGAGTCGGCGGGCACGACGGTCATCGACTACGCCCAGCCGAACGTGGCGAAGGAGATGCACGTCGGTCACCTGCGCTCCGCCGTGATCGGCGCCGCGATGGTCGAGATCCTGGAGTTCACCGGCGAGAGCGTCGTCCGCCGCCACCACATCGGCGACTGGGGCACCCAGTTCGGCATGCTCATCCAGTACCTGATCGAGCACCCGCACGAGCTGGACCACAAGGCCGAGGACGGCGCCGAGGTCTCCGGTGAGGAGGCCATGTCGAACCTGAACCGGCTCTACAAGGCCTCGCGCGCCCTCTTCGACTCCGACGAGGAGTTCAAGACCCGGGCCCGCGCCCGCGTGGTGGACCTGCAGGCCGGCGACGAGGAGACGCTCGCGCTCTGGCAGCGGTTCGTCGACGAGTCGAAGATCTACTTCTACTCGGTCTTCGACAAGCTCGACATGGACATCCGGGACGGCGACGTCGTCGGCGAGTCCGGCTACAACGACATGCTGGTGGAGACCTGCCGCATCCTGGAGGAGTCGGGCGTCGCCGTCCGCTCCGAGGGCGCGCTGTGCGTGTTCTTCGACGACGTGAAGGGCCCGGACGGCAATCCGACCCCGCTGATCGTCCAGAAGTCCGACGGCGGCTTCGGCTACGCGGCGACGGACCTGTCCGCGATCCGCGACCGGGTGCAGAACCTGAAGGCGACGTCCCTGCTGTACGTGGTCGACGCCCGTCAGTCGCTGCACTTCAAGATGGTCTTCGAGACGGCCCGCCGGGCCGGCTGGCTGAACGAGGACGTGAAGGCCGTCCAGCTGGCCTTCGGCACGGTCCTCGGCAAGGACGGCAAGCCGTTCAAGACCCGTGAGGGCGAGACGGTCCGGCTGGTGGACCTGCTGGACGAGGCGATCGACCGGGCCTCGGCCGTCGTCCGCGAGAAGGCCCTGGACCTCACGGAGGAGGAGATCTCCGAGCGCGGTACCCAGGTGGGCATCGGCGCGGTGAAGTACGCGGACCTGTCGACCTCGGCAGCCCGCGACTACAAGTTCGACCTGGACCAGATGGTCTCGCTGAACGGCGACACCTCGGTGTACCTGCAGTACGCGTACGCCCGTATCCAGTCGATCCTCCGCAAGGCGGGCGACGCCAAGCCGGCCGCCCACCCCGAGCTGGCCCTGGCTCCCTCCGAGCGCGCTCTCGGCCTGCACCTGGACGCCTTCGGCGAGCTGATCGCCGAGACGGCCGCGGAGTACGCCCCGCACAAGCTGGCCGCGTACCTCTACCAGCTGGCCTCGCACTACACGACGTTCTACTCGGAGTGCCCCGTCCTCAAGGCGGACACCCCGGAGCAGGTGGAGAACCGCCTCTTCCTGTGCGAGCTGACCGCCCGCACCCTGCACCAGGGCATGGCGCTCCTGGGCATCAGGACGCCCGAGCGCCTCTGA
- a CDS encoding DUF2637 domain-containing protein — translation MAAMQLTRTHRILIGLVIAGALIIAGIGFAGSYAAVRELAMNKGFGTFSYFFPIGIDAGICVLLALDLLLTWLRIPFPLLRQTAWVLTAATIAFNGAAAWPDPLGVGMHAVIPILFVVAVEAARHAVGRIADITADKHMEGVRLTRWLLSPVPTFRLWRRMKLWELRSYEQVIKLEQERLIYQARLQARYGRNWRRKAPVEALMPLRLARYGVPLAETAAAGLAAAGIEPAVLPPQPQGAAQQLPQQMSQQPQLQSAAQAPLPQQLPQPGQPQPQQQLPQGQGPMQSRQVQGQGQLQAPGEPPNHDSPWFQSPQLPSEAHETAFAPQYVEGLEPTAVAVPLGPEDLPLPGLGQEQGVESFEEYPEYVDPEPVDDFEETVYKLAWGYSHENKAFPAEGELQRLVADHYGLQEFPDTDLLRRLAPRIEQRIQQEMADFDTP, via the coding sequence GTGGCCGCGATGCAGCTGACACGCACACACCGGATACTCATCGGCCTCGTCATCGCCGGTGCGTTGATCATCGCGGGGATCGGTTTCGCGGGTTCGTACGCCGCCGTGCGCGAGCTCGCGATGAACAAGGGCTTCGGCACCTTCTCCTACTTCTTCCCGATCGGCATCGACGCAGGCATCTGTGTGCTGCTCGCCCTCGACCTGCTGCTGACGTGGCTGCGGATCCCGTTCCCGCTGCTGCGGCAGACCGCCTGGGTGCTGACCGCGGCGACGATCGCGTTCAACGGCGCGGCCGCCTGGCCCGACCCCCTGGGCGTCGGGATGCACGCGGTGATCCCGATCCTGTTCGTCGTGGCCGTCGAGGCCGCGCGGCACGCCGTGGGCCGGATCGCGGACATCACGGCGGACAAGCACATGGAGGGCGTCCGGCTGACCCGCTGGCTGCTCTCCCCCGTGCCGACGTTCCGGCTGTGGCGGCGCATGAAGCTGTGGGAGCTCCGCTCGTACGAGCAGGTCATCAAGCTGGAGCAGGAGCGACTGATCTACCAGGCGCGTCTCCAGGCCCGCTACGGCCGGAACTGGCGCCGCAAGGCGCCCGTGGAGGCGCTGATGCCGTTGCGGCTCGCGCGCTACGGGGTGCCGCTGGCGGAGACGGCCGCGGCGGGCCTCGCGGCGGCCGGCATCGAACCGGCCGTCCTGCCCCCGCAGCCCCAGGGCGCCGCGCAGCAGCTCCCTCAGCAGATGTCGCAGCAGCCCCAGCTGCAGTCGGCGGCGCAGGCACCCCTGCCGCAGCAGCTGCCGCAGCCGGGACAGCCGCAGCCCCAGCAGCAGCTGCCCCAGGGCCAGGGCCCGATGCAGAGCCGGCAGGTGCAGGGCCAAGGCCAGCTGCAGGCCCCCGGCGAGCCCCCGAATCACGACAGCCCGTGGTTCCAGTCGCCGCAGCTTCCGTCGGAGGCGCACGAGACGGCCTTCGCCCCCCAGTACGTCGAGGGTCTGGAGCCGACCGCGGTCGCCGTCCCGCTCGGCCCGGAGGACCTCCCGCTCCCCGGCCTCGGGCAGGAGCAGGGCGTCGAGAGCTTCGAGGAGTACCCGGAGTACGTCGACCCCGAGCCGGTCGACGACTTCGAGGAGACGGTCTACAAGCTCGCGTGGGGCTACTCCCACGAGAACAAGGCGTTCCCCGCCGAGGGCGAGCTCCAGCGGCTGGTGGCGGACCACTACGGCCTCCAGGAGTTCCCGGACACCGATCTGCTGCGCCGGCTGGCCCCCAGGATCGAGCAGCGCATCCAGCAGGAGATGGCCGACTTCGACACCCCCTGA
- a CDS encoding DUF4253 domain-containing protein, with amino-acid sequence MAMIPNQLPKLVSDPTGRSLGLDLPPGALTGPAGAPYLWSGHGAAGPAAWSALRPAARTAGLLPVLLGGDWGLDRWELMPERMSDPADHDAAEVLAEFWEANASDEIPGSSGWPGLAPEPPHDSDPDRTAATVAEMLTEPGFWLEDARPALVPARRSADIPAVIGWTGPLNHENDVARLCAVLRSWEDRFGARVVALTFDQLVVSVAAPPGTVEEAEAVAAEHFAFCPDTITQGSHDGLRKYARTGLLDSPVWTFWWD; translated from the coding sequence ATGGCGATGATCCCGAACCAGCTGCCCAAGCTCGTCTCCGATCCGACCGGCCGTTCCCTCGGCCTCGACCTGCCGCCCGGCGCCCTCACCGGCCCGGCGGGCGCCCCGTACCTCTGGTCGGGACACGGCGCGGCGGGGCCCGCGGCCTGGAGCGCGCTGCGGCCCGCGGCCCGCACGGCGGGGCTGCTGCCCGTGCTGCTCGGCGGTGACTGGGGCCTGGACCGGTGGGAGCTGATGCCGGAGCGGATGAGCGACCCGGCCGACCACGACGCCGCCGAGGTCCTCGCCGAGTTCTGGGAGGCGAACGCGTCCGACGAGATACCCGGGAGCTCCGGCTGGCCGGGCCTGGCCCCGGAGCCGCCCCACGACTCGGACCCCGACAGGACGGCGGCCACCGTCGCCGAGATGCTGACGGAGCCGGGCTTCTGGCTGGAGGACGCCCGCCCGGCCCTGGTCCCGGCGCGGCGCAGCGCGGACATACCGGCGGTCATCGGCTGGACGGGACCGCTGAACCACGAGAACGACGTGGCGCGGCTGTGTGCGGTGCTGCGGTCCTGGGAGGACCGTTTCGGGGCCCGTGTCGTCGCGCTGACCTTCGACCAGCTGGTGGTCTCGGTGGCGGCCCCGCCCGGGACGGTGGAGGAGGCCGAGGCGGTGGCGGCGGAGCACTTCGCGTTCTGCCCGGACACCATCACCCAGGGCAGCCACGACGGACTGCGCAAGTACGCCCGGACGGGGCTGCTGGACAGCCCCGTCTGGACCTTCTGGTGGGACTAG
- a CDS encoding uroporphyrinogen-III synthase, with protein MNPTSPTTSPLSPAFAGHGHVTFLGAGPGDPGLLTLRAVEALAGADVLIAEPEVLEVVRCHARAGVSTPELTVVDEASTTAGVPVLRDAANLVMEAARGGRRVVRAVTGDPGLDGNAGAEMLACAAEGIPFEVVPGVATAVGVPAYAGVPLRDAQGTDVRFVDARTADERCWTEVGASDGTVVVSTSLDSVAAAAGELVAAGRKPDTPLTVTIGGTTTRQRTWNATLGTIAQVFKQGKVLPSPEGHRPVIAVVGERSAAAQRDQLSWFESKPLFGWRVLVPRTKEQAASLSDQLRSYGAVPHEVPTIAVEPPRTPQQMERAVKGLVTGRYEWIAFTSVNAVKAVREKFEEYGLDARAFAGIKVAAVGEQTAAALVDFGVKPDLVPSGEQSAAGLLEDWPPYDPVFDPIDRVFLPRADIATETLVAGLIELGWEVDDVTAYRTVRASPPPADTREAIKGGGFDAVLFTSSSTVRNLVGIAGKPHNVTVIACIGPATAKTAEEHGLRVDVLSPEPSVHKLAEALADFGLRRREAALEAGDPVTRPSERRPGARRRRTT; from the coding sequence TTGAACCCCACCAGCCCGACCACCAGCCCGCTGTCCCCGGCTTTTGCAGGCCATGGGCACGTCACATTCCTCGGCGCAGGACCCGGTGACCCCGGACTCCTGACCCTCAGGGCCGTCGAGGCCCTCGCCGGAGCGGATGTCCTGATCGCCGAGCCGGAGGTGCTCGAGGTCGTTCGGTGCCACGCGCGCGCGGGGGTGAGCACGCCGGAGCTGACGGTTGTTGACGAGGCGTCAACAACCGCCGGTGTCCCCGTGTTGAGGGATGCGGCCAATCTTGTCATGGAGGCCGCGAGGGGCGGCAGGCGGGTCGTCCGTGCGGTGACCGGCGACCCCGGCCTCGACGGCAACGCGGGAGCCGAGATGCTCGCCTGCGCCGCCGAGGGCATCCCCTTCGAGGTCGTGCCCGGCGTGGCCACGGCCGTCGGCGTACCCGCGTACGCCGGTGTGCCGCTGCGTGACGCGCAGGGCACCGACGTGCGCTTCGTCGACGCCCGCACCGCCGACGAGCGGTGCTGGACCGAGGTCGGCGCCTCCGACGGCACCGTCGTCGTGTCCACCTCGCTCGACTCGGTGGCCGCCGCCGCCGGTGAACTGGTGGCGGCCGGCCGTAAGCCGGACACCCCGCTCACCGTCACCATCGGCGGCACCACCACCCGGCAGCGGACCTGGAACGCCACGCTCGGCACCATCGCCCAGGTCTTCAAGCAGGGCAAGGTCCTCCCCTCGCCCGAGGGCCACCGGCCGGTCATAGCCGTGGTCGGCGAGCGCAGCGCCGCGGCGCAGCGGGACCAGCTGTCGTGGTTCGAGTCGAAGCCGCTCTTCGGGTGGCGGGTGCTCGTGCCGCGCACCAAGGAGCAGGCCGCGTCGCTCTCCGACCAGCTTCGTTCGTACGGCGCCGTGCCGCACGAGGTGCCGACCATCGCCGTCGAGCCGCCGCGCACGCCGCAGCAGATGGAGCGGGCCGTCAAGGGCCTGGTCACCGGACGCTACGAGTGGATCGCCTTCACCTCGGTCAACGCGGTCAAGGCGGTGCGGGAGAAGTTCGAGGAGTACGGGCTCGACGCGCGTGCCTTCGCCGGCATCAAGGTCGCGGCGGTGGGCGAGCAGACGGCCGCCGCGCTCGTCGACTTCGGTGTGAAGCCGGACCTGGTGCCGAGCGGGGAGCAGTCCGCGGCCGGTCTGCTCGAGGACTGGCCGCCGTACGACCCGGTCTTCGACCCGATCGACCGCGTCTTCCTGCCGCGGGCCGACATCGCGACCGAGACGCTGGTCGCGGGGCTCATCGAGCTCGGGTGGGAGGTCGACGACGTCACCGCCTACCGGACCGTACGGGCTTCGCCGCCGCCGGCGGACACGCGGGAGGCGATCAAGGGGGGCGGGTTCGACGCCGTTCTCTTCACGTCGTCCTCGACCGTGCGGAACCTGGTCGGCATCGCCGGGAAGCCGCACAACGTGACCGTGATCGCGTGCATCGGTCCCGCCACGGCCAAGACCGCCGAGGAGCACGGGCTGCGGGTGGACGTGCTGTCGCCCGAGCCGTCCGTGCACAAGCTGGCCGAGGCGCTGGCGGACTTCGGGCTGCGGCGGCGGGAGGCTGCGCTTGAGGCGGGGGATCCTGTGACCCGGCCCAGTGAGCGGCGTCCTGGCGCCAGGCGACGGCGGACCACGTAG
- a CDS encoding DUF1876 domain-containing protein, with amino-acid sequence MHTLVGWHVEMEFKEEGDRTRAAAMVRLTDGTEFRAHGTANRHPSDPDQLRVGEEIAGARALMDLASQLLQKAHTEIDEVSGRTSHTIR; translated from the coding sequence ATGCACACGCTTGTCGGATGGCATGTGGAGATGGAGTTCAAGGAAGAAGGCGACCGGACGCGGGCCGCGGCCATGGTCCGGCTCACCGACGGGACCGAGTTCCGGGCCCACGGCACCGCCAACCGTCACCCTTCCGACCCGGACCAGCTGAGGGTGGGCGAGGAGATCGCCGGCGCACGCGCGCTGATGGACCTCGCCTCCCAGCTGCTCCAGAAGGCCCACACGGAGATCGACGAGGTGTCGGGCCGGACCTCGCACACCATCCGTTGA
- a CDS encoding DUF3558 domain-containing protein — MQRKRYTPGRTGSTARTAVVLTLGLGLGIGLTGCSAGTPADDITVDAKAGPAAPVAPPGRYRTLFEPCGAVPQATLKDLLPGAAALADPERDKAYRGVAAVTYDTDRRVGCTWKADTPDLSHRLVLDIERVVSYDTAVSDDDRAQEVYVRKQLAAGIPLPPTAPPTTAPPTATPTPPGTAPATGQAPGKTPSGTAPAGSAPTGKPPADATTGTTPPAGGGSATAPATGATPAGPTSTGLEPRVLDSLGDIAYLDDALSTVGANGHQRAISVVFRTSNVIVTVSYQEQTTGSAEAPDSGELQEKARNLARLLAERLEE; from the coding sequence GTGCAGCGAAAGAGGTACACCCCCGGCCGCACCGGGTCCACGGCTCGTACCGCCGTCGTCCTCACACTCGGCCTCGGCCTCGGAATCGGCCTCACCGGCTGCTCGGCAGGCACCCCGGCCGACGACATCACCGTCGACGCCAAGGCCGGCCCCGCCGCGCCCGTCGCGCCCCCGGGCCGCTACCGCACGCTCTTCGAGCCCTGCGGCGCCGTGCCCCAGGCCACGCTCAAGGACCTGCTCCCGGGCGCCGCCGCCCTGGCCGACCCCGAGCGCGACAAGGCGTACCGCGGCGTCGCCGCCGTGACGTACGACACCGACCGGCGCGTCGGCTGCACGTGGAAGGCCGACACCCCGGACCTCTCGCACCGGCTCGTGCTCGACATCGAGCGGGTGGTCTCGTACGACACCGCCGTCAGCGACGACGACCGGGCGCAGGAGGTCTACGTCCGCAAGCAGCTCGCGGCGGGCATCCCGCTGCCCCCGACCGCCCCGCCGACGACCGCCCCGCCGACCGCGACGCCGACACCCCCGGGCACCGCCCCGGCGACCGGGCAGGCCCCGGGCAAGACCCCGTCGGGCACCGCCCCGGCAGGCAGCGCGCCGACGGGCAAGCCCCCGGCGGACGCCACCACCGGCACCACTCCCCCGGCCGGCGGCGGCAGCGCCACCGCGCCCGCCACCGGAGCCACCCCCGCCGGCCCCACCTCGACCGGCCTCGAACCCCGCGTCCTCGACAGCCTCGGGGACATCGCGTACCTCGACGACGCGCTGAGCACGGTCGGCGCGAACGGCCACCAGCGCGCGATCAGCGTGGTGTTCCGCACATCCAACGTCATCGTGACCGTCTCCTACCAGGAACAGACCACCGGTTCGGCCGAGGCCCCCGACAGCGGGGAGCTGCAGGAAAAGGCCCGGAACCTGGCCCGGTTGCTCGCCGAGCGCCTGGAGGAGTAG
- the lysS gene encoding lysine--tRNA ligase — protein MAQSSTETDWVSRFADEVIAESERRAPGKPVVVASGLSPSGPIHLGNLREVMTPHLVADEIRRRGHEVRHLISWDDYDRYRKVPNGIDGIDASWAEHIGKPLTSVPAPAGSPHPNWAEHFKAAMVEALAELGVEYDPISQTEQYTAGTYREQVLHAMKHRGDIDAILDQYRTKKAPKKQSQKPVDEAELEAEEGSGAASEDDGSGGSSGYFPYKPYCGQCEKDLTTVTSYDDDTTELAYTCTNCGFGETVKLSEFNRGKLVWKVDWPMRWAFEGVIFEPSGVDHSSPGSSFVVGGQIVRDIFDGVQPIGPMYAFVGISGMAKMSSSRGGVPTAADALKIMEAPLLRWLYARRKPNQSFKIAFDQEIQRLYDEWDKLEAKVADGSVLPADAAAHTRAARTAAGELPRTPRPLPYRTLASVMDITAGHDEQTLRILTELDPENPVTSLDEVRPRLDRAENWITSQVPADQRTIVREAPDAELLGSLDDEGRESLRLLLEGLDSHWSLDGLTTLVYGVPKVMAGLDPEAKPTPELKLAQRAFFALLYKLLVSRETGPRLPTLLLAVGADRVRKLLGA, from the coding sequence GTGGCTCAGAGCAGCACAGAGACCGACTGGGTCTCCCGTTTCGCGGACGAGGTCATCGCCGAGTCGGAGCGACGTGCGCCTGGCAAACCGGTCGTCGTCGCCTCCGGCCTCTCTCCGTCCGGCCCGATCCACCTCGGCAACCTCCGCGAGGTCATGACCCCGCATCTGGTCGCCGACGAGATCCGCCGCCGCGGGCACGAGGTCAGGCACCTGATCTCCTGGGACGACTACGACCGCTACCGCAAGGTGCCCAACGGCATCGACGGCATCGACGCGTCCTGGGCCGAGCACATCGGCAAGCCGCTGACCTCGGTTCCGGCCCCCGCCGGCTCGCCCCACCCGAACTGGGCCGAGCACTTCAAGGCCGCCATGGTCGAGGCGCTGGCCGAGCTGGGCGTCGAGTACGACCCGATCAGCCAGACCGAGCAGTACACCGCGGGCACCTACCGCGAGCAGGTCCTGCACGCCATGAAGCACCGCGGCGACATCGACGCCATCCTCGACCAGTACCGGACGAAGAAGGCGCCGAAGAAGCAGTCGCAGAAGCCGGTCGACGAGGCCGAGCTGGAGGCCGAGGAGGGCTCCGGCGCGGCGAGCGAGGACGACGGCTCCGGCGGCTCCTCGGGCTACTTCCCGTACAAGCCGTACTGCGGGCAGTGCGAGAAGGACCTGACCACGGTCACCTCGTACGACGACGACACCACCGAGCTGGCCTACACCTGCACCAACTGCGGCTTCGGCGAGACCGTGAAGCTGAGCGAGTTCAACCGCGGCAAGCTGGTCTGGAAGGTCGACTGGCCGATGCGCTGGGCCTTCGAGGGCGTCATCTTCGAGCCCTCGGGCGTCGACCACTCCTCGCCCGGTTCGTCGTTCGTCGTCGGCGGCCAGATCGTCCGCGACATCTTCGACGGCGTCCAGCCGATCGGCCCGATGTACGCCTTCGTCGGCATCAGCGGCATGGCCAAGATGTCCTCGTCGCGCGGTGGCGTCCCCACCGCCGCCGACGCCCTGAAGATCATGGAAGCGCCGCTGCTGCGCTGGCTGTACGCGCGCCGCAAGCCCAACCAGTCCTTCAAGATCGCCTTCGACCAGGAGATCCAGCGGCTCTACGACGAGTGGGACAAGCTGGAGGCCAAGGTCGCCGACGGCTCCGTGCTGCCCGCCGACGCCGCCGCCCACACCCGCGCCGCCCGGACGGCCGCCGGTGAGCTGCCGCGGACCCCGCGCCCGCTCCCGTACCGCACGCTCGCCTCGGTCATGGACATCACCGCCGGCCACGACGAGCAGACCCTGCGGATCCTGACCGAACTCGACCCCGAGAACCCGGTCACCTCCCTCGACGAGGTCCGGCCGCGACTCGACCGCGCCGAGAACTGGATCACCAGCCAGGTCCCGGCCGACCAGCGCACCATCGTCCGCGAGGCGCCCGACGCCGAGCTCCTCGGCTCCCTGGACGACGAGGGCCGCGAGTCGCTCCGCCTGCTCCTGGAGGGCCTCGACAGCCACTGGTCGCTCGACGGGCTCACCACGCTCGTCTACGGCGTCCCGAAGGTCATGGCCGGTCTCGACCCCGAGGCCAAGCCGACGCCCGAGTTGAAGCTCGCGCAGCGCGCGTTCTTCGCCCTGCTGTACAAGCTCCTGGTCAGCCGGGAGACCGGGCCGCGACTGCCCACGCTACTGCTCGCCGTGGGCGCGGACCGGGTGAGGAAGCTGCTCGGCGCGTGA